The following proteins are co-located in the uncultured Tolumonas sp. genome:
- a CDS encoding PAS domain-containing methyl-accepting chemotaxis protein: protein MNHFASTAGREREFSEQHNLISTTDTQSRITYANEHFCDIAGYHPDELENQYHNVVRHADMPKAAFKDMWDHLKDKKSWMGVVKNRCKNGDHYWVNAYVTPILDNNGNVFEYQSVRTKPSRADIERAAGYYQQINQGKLPRALRLPTFNISFISLLLSFGTIIAIIANMMLSEINPLSSIAIGLVIIQSVFAIWWGKKLKTLANIAKENFKTDITQVLYTGRRDELAAIELALRMKKAELRAIVGRTGDTCNTILQAAEDDAGNIQSITNNIDQQRAETEQLATAINEMSSSIREVATSASSTSELTAEARQTAELGQKSIQATVSAVNALHDELDNSKQVINELADNTKHIGSILDVITSIADQTNLLALNAAIEAARAGEQGRGFAVVADEIRSLALKTRTSTDEIQQMISKLQSSASTAVTTMDHGADLSETCRTQANAAGEVFGQINDMLHHVTDASHQIATAVEEQAYVTEDINRSIHNIRELADTSTTSSHTAVDRIALLVERLQGLCRLINQFQR from the coding sequence ATGAACCATTTTGCATCAACCGCAGGCAGAGAAAGAGAATTCTCTGAGCAACATAATCTTATCTCTACCACTGACACCCAAAGCCGTATCACCTACGCCAATGAACATTTCTGCGATATCGCTGGCTATCACCCGGATGAGCTCGAAAACCAATACCACAATGTCGTACGCCATGCTGATATGCCGAAAGCCGCATTCAAAGACATGTGGGATCATCTAAAAGATAAAAAAAGCTGGATGGGTGTCGTAAAAAACCGCTGTAAAAATGGTGATCATTATTGGGTTAATGCTTATGTCACACCAATTTTAGATAACAACGGTAATGTATTTGAATATCAATCAGTACGCACTAAACCATCCAGAGCAGATATTGAAAGAGCCGCCGGTTATTACCAACAAATTAACCAAGGAAAATTACCACGGGCATTACGTTTGCCTACGTTTAATATTTCGTTTATTTCTCTTTTACTTTCATTCGGTACAATTATCGCAATTATTGCCAATATGATGTTATCGGAAATAAATCCGCTTTCATCCATCGCCATTGGTTTAGTCATAATACAATCCGTCTTTGCGATCTGGTGGGGAAAAAAATTAAAAACACTGGCCAATATTGCTAAAGAAAATTTTAAGACTGATATTACCCAAGTATTATATACCGGCCGTCGCGATGAGCTTGCCGCGATCGAATTAGCTCTCAGAATGAAAAAAGCCGAGTTAAGAGCCATTGTCGGACGAACCGGTGATACCTGTAATACCATTCTTCAAGCAGCGGAAGATGATGCTGGTAATATTCAGTCCATCACCAATAACATCGACCAACAACGCGCAGAAACAGAGCAGCTGGCTACGGCCATCAATGAAATGAGCAGCTCGATCCGCGAAGTGGCTACCAGTGCCAGCTCAACTTCGGAATTAACCGCAGAAGCACGCCAAACTGCCGAGCTGGGTCAAAAAAGTATCCAGGCAACGGTTAGTGCGGTAAATGCCTTGCATGATGAGTTAGATAACTCTAAACAAGTAATTAATGAATTAGCGGATAACACCAAGCACATTGGCAGCATCCTTGATGTCATTACCAGTATTGCCGATCAAACCAACTTATTAGCACTCAATGCCGCGATCGAAGCCGCCAGAGCCGGAGAACAAGGGCGCGGTTTTGCGGTCGTTGCTGATGAGATCCGTTCTTTAGCTTTGAAAACTCGCACCTCTACCGATGAAATTCAGCAGATGATCTCGAAACTGCAAAGCAGTGCCAGTACCGCGGTCACGACGATGGATCATGGTGCTGATTTGTCAGAGACTTGTCGTACACAAGCCAATGCAGCCGGTGAAGTATTCGGTCAAATTAATGACATGCTGCATCACGTGACTGATGCCAGCCATCAGATTGCCACCGCCGTTGAAGAACAAGCGTATGTGACTGAAGACATTAATCGCAGCATTCATAATATTCGCGAATTAGCCGATACCAGCACAACCAGCAGCCATAC
- a CDS encoding urea amidolyase associated protein UAAP1: MAELLYEDSLPGGSHWSLVMPAGSLLKITDVEGGANVGMLFYNPRNLLERYNAPDTLKCQHTFKLTTGHCLYSDMGRIFCSIVQDDTGWIDSVAGTTNKAKVAARWGERDYQHQRNLWKQNGYDSFLVEVAKYGLGARDLAANLNLFSKVFTDEEGNMKFAEGHSKAGDTIMLRFEMETLVVFNTCPHPMDPATEYPRKPIQYALYKADPVAEDDVCRISRPENGRGFENTRRYVCCAGH, encoded by the coding sequence ATGGCCGAATTACTGTATGAAGATTCGCTGCCGGGTGGCAGCCACTGGTCGCTGGTGATGCCTGCGGGCTCACTGCTGAAAATTACCGATGTGGAAGGTGGAGCCAACGTCGGCATGCTGTTCTACAACCCACGTAACCTGCTGGAGCGTTACAACGCGCCCGATACCTTGAAGTGCCAGCACACATTCAAACTGACGACGGGTCATTGTCTGTATTCCGATATGGGTCGTATTTTCTGCTCGATCGTGCAGGACGATACCGGTTGGATCGACTCCGTTGCTGGGACCACCAACAAAGCAAAAGTAGCGGCGCGTTGGGGCGAACGTGATTACCAGCATCAACGCAATCTGTGGAAACAAAACGGTTATGACAGCTTCTTGGTGGAAGTGGCGAAATATGGCTTAGGTGCTCGCGATCTGGCGGCGAACCTGAACCTGTTTAGCAAAGTGTTCACCGATGAAGAAGGCAACATGAAGTTTGCGGAAGGTCATTCGAAAGCAGGTGACACCATCATGCTGCGTTTTGAAATGGAAACGCTGGTGGTGTTTAACACTTGTCCTCATCCGATGGATCCAGCCACTGAATATCCTCGCAAACCCATTCAGTACGCACTGTATAAAGCCGATCCGGTTGCGGAAGATGATGTCTGCCGGATTTCTCGCCCTGAAAATGGTCGTGGGTTTGAAAATACCCGTCGTTATGTTTGCTGCGCTGGTCACTAA
- a CDS encoding ABC transporter permease subunit, with the protein MARLINRQPDRLGRWLLALLPFVVLLVLYLINSEARLAANPNDKLLPSFPVILDSIARMAFEPSRRSGEYLLWADTLSSLKLLLMGVGISALLGLLVGLLNGGIPLFRTPVSPLVTALSLVPPMAILPILFIVFGLGDLAKVMLIVIGICPILIRDLQLKTLSLPEEQLIKAQTLGASTSQILLRMMLPQVLPRLIEAIRLTLGSAWLFLIAAEAIAATEGLGYRIFLVRRYLDMSIILPYVVWITLLAFAMDWILKVISRKAFPWYFGRNGEAQG; encoded by the coding sequence ATGGCCCGACTCATTAATCGACAACCGGATCGTTTAGGTCGCTGGTTACTGGCACTGTTGCCATTCGTGGTGTTGCTGGTGCTGTATCTGATCAATTCAGAAGCACGTCTGGCTGCAAATCCGAATGACAAACTGTTGCCGTCATTCCCGGTGATCTTGGATTCGATTGCGCGCATGGCATTCGAGCCAAGCCGTCGCAGCGGAGAATATCTACTGTGGGCGGATACACTTTCCAGCTTGAAGCTCTTGTTGATGGGGGTGGGGATCAGTGCCTTGTTGGGCTTGCTGGTTGGTCTGCTGAATGGCGGTATTCCGCTGTTCCGCACACCGGTTTCGCCATTGGTGACAGCGTTGTCGCTGGTGCCACCGATGGCGATCCTGCCGATTTTGTTCATCGTGTTTGGCTTAGGCGATTTGGCGAAAGTGATGCTGATTGTGATTGGGATCTGCCCGATCCTGATTCGTGATTTACAGCTAAAAACCCTGAGCTTGCCGGAAGAACAGCTGATCAAAGCACAGACCTTGGGGGCTTCGACCTCGCAGATCTTATTGCGCATGATGCTGCCACAAGTGCTCCCGCGCCTGATCGAAGCCATTCGTCTGACGCTCGGCAGTGCTTGGTTGTTCTTGATTGCGGCAGAAGCGATCGCGGCAACCGAAGGCTTGGGTTACCGGATCTTCCTCGTGCGTCGTTATCTCGATATGTCGATCATCCTGCCGTATGTGGTTTGGATCACCTTACTGGCGTTTGCAATGGACTGGATTTTAAAAGTGATCTCGCGGAAAGCCTTTCCGTGGTACTTCGGTCGGAACGGGGAGGCGCAAGGATGA
- a CDS encoding ABC transporter ATP-binding protein, with the protein MNTSMPILQAKNVWKEYGDVCVLERINVSINAGEFVTVVGASGCGKSTFLKLVLGTESVSRGELLLDGQPIPQEPDEHRGIVFQKYSVFPHLTVLGNVMLADEFAQSPFLGKLFGAAKKAAQERAEAMLERVGLSHALNRYPSELSGGMQQRLAIAQALMKKPRILLLDEPFGALDPGIRGDMHQLIRELWLQQQLTIFMVTHDLKEGFALGSRLWVFDKTRHDPQSPQRYGAQITYDIPLQGGKLNAEHAALLPPPEKTEQ; encoded by the coding sequence ATGAATACCTCAATGCCCATCCTGCAGGCGAAAAATGTCTGGAAAGAATACGGCGATGTCTGTGTGCTGGAACGCATCAACGTCTCTATCAATGCGGGTGAGTTTGTCACTGTGGTCGGGGCATCCGGCTGTGGCAAAAGCACTTTCTTGAAACTGGTGCTGGGTACGGAAAGCGTGTCGCGTGGCGAGTTGTTGTTGGATGGTCAGCCGATCCCGCAGGAACCGGATGAACATCGCGGCATCGTGTTCCAGAAATATTCGGTGTTTCCACATCTGACGGTGCTCGGCAACGTCATGTTGGCAGATGAGTTTGCTCAATCGCCCTTCCTCGGCAAGTTGTTTGGTGCTGCCAAAAAAGCAGCGCAGGAACGCGCAGAAGCCATGTTGGAACGGGTGGGGTTAAGCCATGCGCTGAACCGTTATCCGAGTGAATTGTCGGGTGGCATGCAGCAACGTCTGGCGATTGCGCAGGCACTGATGAAAAAGCCACGTATTTTGCTGCTTGATGAACCGTTTGGTGCGCTAGATCCGGGGATCCGTGGTGACATGCACCAACTCATTCGCGAGCTGTGGTTACAGCAACAACTGACCATTTTTATGGTGACGCACGACCTGAAAGAGGGCTTTGCGTTGGGCAGCCGACTCTGGGTGTTTGATAAGACCCGTCATGATCCGCAGTCGCCACAACGCTATGGCGCGCAAATTACTTATGACATTCCTTTACAGGGTGGAAAGCTGAACGCTGAACATGCGGCGCTGCTTCCACCACCAGAAAAAACGGAGCAATAA
- a CDS encoding putative urea ABC transporter substrate-binding protein, producing the protein MKKSTFSSSFRKWLCVGLLPVFLFGSVPAFAKEKFKVAWTIYAGWMPWDYAAQSGIIKKWADKYGIDIDVVQVNDYVESINQYTAGGFDGCVMTNMDALTIPAAGGVDSTAMIIGDYSNGNDGVVLKGKSELKDIKGQPVNLVELSVSHYLLARALETQGMNEKDIKIVNTSDADIVSAYATKDVTATVTWNPMLSEVVKQPGSHLVFDSSKIPGEILDLMVVKTDKLKAHPELGKALAGAWYEVMYTMSGNDAKAKQARTAMAKASGTDLAGYDAQLKATKMFYNPVDALSQAQDPHLKLTMQLVSEFSLQHGLLGENAPSADFIGIETPAGIYGDKNNVKLRFDPTYMQMAADGKL; encoded by the coding sequence ATGAAAAAATCCACTTTTAGCTCCTCATTCCGTAAATGGCTGTGTGTTGGCCTGTTACCGGTCTTTTTGTTTGGCTCTGTGCCAGCATTTGCAAAAGAGAAATTCAAAGTAGCCTGGACGATTTATGCCGGTTGGATGCCTTGGGATTATGCAGCGCAAAGCGGCATTATCAAAAAATGGGCAGACAAGTACGGTATTGATATTGATGTCGTGCAGGTGAACGACTACGTCGAGTCGATCAATCAGTATACCGCCGGTGGTTTTGATGGCTGTGTAATGACCAACATGGATGCGTTGACTATTCCGGCAGCCGGTGGCGTAGATTCTACTGCGATGATCATTGGTGATTATTCCAATGGTAATGATGGTGTGGTGCTGAAAGGCAAATCCGAGCTGAAAGATATCAAAGGCCAGCCCGTTAATCTGGTGGAGCTGAGTGTGTCACATTATCTGCTGGCGCGTGCGCTGGAAACGCAGGGCATGAACGAGAAAGACATCAAGATCGTTAACACTTCTGATGCCGATATCGTGTCTGCGTATGCGACTAAAGATGTCACCGCCACCGTGACTTGGAACCCGATGTTGTCAGAGGTTGTTAAACAACCGGGCAGCCACTTGGTGTTTGATTCCAGCAAGATCCCCGGTGAAATTCTCGATTTGATGGTAGTCAAAACCGACAAGCTGAAAGCGCATCCGGAATTGGGTAAAGCGCTGGCCGGTGCTTGGTATGAAGTGATGTACACCATGTCTGGCAATGATGCTAAAGCTAAACAAGCACGTACGGCGATGGCGAAAGCATCGGGCACCGATCTGGCGGGTTACGATGCGCAGTTGAAGGCCACCAAAATGTTTTATAACCCGGTTGATGCCTTATCACAGGCGCAGGACCCTCACCTGAAACTGACCATGCAGTTAGTATCGGAATTTTCATTGCAGCACGGTTTGCTGGGTGAAAATGCACCGAGCGCTGACTTTATCGGCATCGAAACTCCAGCAGGTATTTACGGCGACAAAAACAATGTGAAGCTGCGGTTTGACCCAACTTATATGCAAATGGCTGCCGACGGTAAGCTGTGA
- the uca gene encoding urea carboxylase — protein sequence MFNKVLIANRGAIACRIIRTLKEMGVGSVAVYSEADADSRHVLDADEAWSLGEGAAAQTYLDQNKLITIAKQTGAQAIHPGYGFLSENPDFARRCVDEGLVFLGPTPEQMVAFGLKHEARALAEAAHVPLLPGTGLLTSLEEALEKAETIGYPVMLKSTAGGGGIGMQRCYSAEELTGAYASVKRLSENNFSNGGMFLEKFIERARHIEVQLFGDGQGKVIAIGERDCSAQRRNQKVIEECPAPNLLEEIRQALQQTAVKLGQQVKYRSAGTVEYVYDDASGAFYFLEVNTRLQVEHGVTEQVYGVDLVRWMIELGAGDLAPLDSLAKGLTSKGHAIQVRLYAEDPAKNFRPSAGLISAVQFPQQDRQSCRIDHWLDAGLEVPPFFDPMLAKLIAWSGSREQTISTLLTMLHDSTVYGIETNKEYLSALLNSDVVQQGKVLTRTLNEFSYEPSTIDVLSGGTQTTIQDFPGRVGYWDIGVPPSGPMDNWSFRLGNRLLNNDAETAGLEITLSGPTLKFNTVRQIVLTGATIDAKLDGEALPMWQVVTVPAGATLQLGKVATAGARSYLLLAGGIDCPHYLGSRSTFTLGQFGGHVGRSIQAGDVLHLPVAATPVAEQSLPAALQPAITNTWELRVIYGPHGAPDFFTDHDIDTFFATDYEVHYNSSRTGVRLIGPKPEWARADGGEAGLHPSNLHDNAYAIGTVDFTGDMPVILGPDGPSLGGFVCPATLVKADLWKMGQLKAGDKVRFIPISIADAEVLDRAQLAELESLTAQPVSVAVAPPTTPILKTLPAEKYGEKVVYRPSGDDYLLVEYGTQVLDIRLRFRAHALMLWLQEADIDGVLELTPGIRSLQIHYDNLQLPLTRLLELLEQAESELTDIEQITVPARIVHLPLSWDDEATRLAIRKYDELVRKDAPWCPSNIEFIRRINGLDSIEQVKEIVFNANYLVMGLGDVYLGAPVATPLDPRHRLVTTKYNPARTWTPENAVGIGGAYLCVYGMEGPGGYQFVGRTLQMWNRYRQTAEFSQPWLLRFFDQIKFYEVDADELLRIRREFPRGRYPIQIEEIQFSLADYNKLVDEHADKILVAKERQQTAFEAERQRWIESGQANFSADSDMMIETGEEEALPDHHKAVESLVSGNVWQVLVEAGQTIKAGQPLLIIESMKMEIEVLAPHAGVVINVCREAGQQVRAGQRLLVLGE from the coding sequence ATGTTCAATAAAGTATTGATTGCCAACCGCGGCGCGATTGCCTGCCGAATTATCCGCACCCTGAAAGAAATGGGTGTTGGTTCAGTTGCTGTTTACAGCGAAGCGGATGCGGACAGCCGCCATGTTTTAGATGCGGACGAAGCCTGGTCTCTCGGTGAAGGGGCTGCCGCACAGACTTATCTCGACCAGAACAAACTGATTACCATTGCCAAACAAACCGGCGCGCAGGCGATCCACCCTGGTTATGGTTTCCTCAGTGAAAACCCAGATTTTGCCCGTCGTTGTGTTGACGAAGGGCTAGTGTTTTTAGGCCCGACACCGGAACAGATGGTGGCATTTGGTCTGAAACACGAAGCGCGTGCACTGGCTGAAGCGGCGCATGTGCCACTGCTGCCGGGTACGGGCTTACTGACTTCTTTAGAAGAAGCACTCGAAAAGGCTGAAACCATTGGTTACCCGGTCATGCTGAAAAGCACCGCAGGTGGTGGTGGTATCGGCATGCAGCGTTGTTATAGCGCCGAAGAACTGACCGGTGCTTATGCCTCGGTCAAACGTCTGTCTGAGAACAATTTTAGTAATGGAGGCATGTTCCTCGAGAAGTTCATCGAACGCGCCCGTCATATCGAAGTGCAGCTGTTTGGTGACGGTCAGGGCAAGGTGATCGCCATTGGCGAACGTGACTGTTCAGCGCAACGCCGTAACCAGAAAGTCATCGAAGAATGCCCTGCACCGAATTTATTGGAAGAAATCCGTCAGGCATTACAGCAAACCGCAGTGAAACTGGGTCAGCAGGTAAAATATCGCAGTGCGGGCACGGTGGAATATGTCTATGACGATGCCAGCGGTGCCTTCTATTTCCTCGAAGTGAACACTCGTCTGCAAGTGGAACATGGTGTCACCGAGCAGGTGTATGGTGTGGATCTGGTGCGCTGGATGATTGAATTGGGTGCCGGTGATTTAGCGCCATTGGACAGTCTGGCAAAAGGGCTAACCTCCAAAGGGCATGCGATCCAGGTACGTTTGTACGCCGAAGACCCAGCGAAAAACTTCCGCCCAAGTGCTGGTCTCATCAGTGCGGTGCAGTTCCCGCAACAGGATCGTCAATCGTGCCGTATCGACCATTGGCTGGATGCCGGTCTTGAAGTTCCGCCATTTTTTGATCCGATGTTGGCAAAACTCATTGCTTGGTCGGGCTCGCGTGAGCAAACCATCTCAACGCTGCTGACCATGCTGCATGACAGCACGGTGTATGGCATTGAAACCAATAAAGAATACCTCAGCGCGCTGCTTAACAGTGATGTCGTGCAACAGGGCAAAGTGCTGACTCGCACGCTGAATGAGTTCAGTTATGAACCCTCCACCATTGATGTGCTTTCTGGCGGGACACAAACCACCATTCAGGATTTCCCCGGCCGTGTGGGTTACTGGGATATCGGGGTGCCACCGTCTGGCCCGATGGATAACTGGTCGTTCCGTTTGGGTAACCGTCTGCTGAACAATGATGCAGAGACGGCAGGTCTGGAAATTACGCTGTCGGGTCCAACCCTGAAATTTAATACGGTACGTCAGATCGTGCTGACAGGTGCCACCATCGATGCCAAGTTGGATGGTGAAGCATTGCCAATGTGGCAGGTAGTCACTGTGCCTGCTGGTGCAACCCTGCAACTCGGTAAAGTCGCAACAGCGGGGGCGCGCAGTTATCTGCTGTTGGCGGGTGGCATTGATTGCCCACATTATCTCGGCAGTCGTTCGACCTTTACGTTGGGTCAGTTTGGTGGCCATGTGGGGCGTTCGATTCAGGCAGGGGATGTACTGCATCTGCCAGTCGCAGCAACTCCGGTGGCAGAACAATCACTGCCCGCGGCATTACAGCCAGCGATTACGAATACTTGGGAACTGCGCGTGATTTATGGTCCGCACGGTGCGCCTGATTTCTTTACTGACCACGATATCGACACCTTCTTCGCAACCGATTACGAAGTGCACTACAACTCGAGTCGCACTGGTGTGCGCTTGATTGGGCCAAAACCGGAATGGGCGCGTGCCGATGGTGGCGAGGCAGGGTTACATCCATCGAACCTGCATGACAATGCTTATGCGATTGGTACGGTCGATTTCACTGGGGACATGCCGGTCATTCTGGGGCCAGATGGTCCGAGTCTGGGTGGTTTCGTCTGTCCGGCTACCCTCGTCAAAGCCGATCTGTGGAAAATGGGCCAGCTGAAAGCAGGGGACAAAGTTCGCTTCATTCCGATCTCCATTGCGGATGCCGAAGTGCTGGATCGCGCACAACTGGCGGAGCTGGAAAGCCTGACGGCACAACCCGTGTCTGTCGCCGTTGCACCACCAACCACACCGATCCTGAAAACACTGCCAGCGGAAAAGTATGGTGAGAAAGTGGTCTATCGCCCCAGTGGCGATGACTATCTGCTGGTGGAATATGGCACACAGGTGCTCGATATCCGTCTGCGTTTCCGTGCGCATGCGCTGATGCTGTGGTTGCAGGAAGCTGACATCGACGGCGTGTTGGAACTGACACCGGGTATTCGTTCGCTGCAAATTCATTACGATAATCTGCAACTGCCGCTGACGCGTTTACTGGAATTGCTGGAACAGGCGGAAAGTGAACTGACCGATATTGAGCAGATCACTGTGCCTGCGCGAATCGTTCATCTGCCGCTGTCTTGGGATGATGAAGCCACCCGTCTGGCGATCCGTAAATACGACGAACTGGTGCGGAAAGATGCGCCTTGGTGTCCATCGAACATTGAATTCATCCGTCGTATCAATGGCCTTGATTCGATTGAACAGGTCAAAGAAATTGTCTTTAACGCCAACTATCTGGTCATGGGCTTAGGCGATGTCTATCTCGGTGCGCCGGTGGCAACGCCGCTCGATCCGCGTCATCGCTTGGTTACCACCAAATACAACCCGGCGCGCACCTGGACGCCAGAAAATGCGGTCGGGATTGGGGGCGCCTATCTGTGTGTTTACGGCATGGAAGGTCCGGGCGGTTATCAGTTTGTGGGTCGAACCTTGCAGATGTGGAACCGCTATCGTCAGACAGCAGAATTCAGCCAACCATGGCTGCTGCGCTTCTTCGATCAGATCAAATTTTACGAAGTGGATGCAGATGAGCTACTGCGGATTCGTCGTGAATTCCCGCGGGGTCGTTACCCAATCCAAATCGAAGAGATCCAATTCTCACTGGCCGATTACAACAAGCTGGTGGATGAACACGCCGACAAAATTCTCGTAGCGAAAGAGCGTCAGCAAACGGCATTTGAGGCCGAGCGTCAACGCTGGATCGAAAGCGGACAAGCGAACTTCTCTGCCGATAGCGACATGATGATCGAAACCGGTGAGGAAGAAGCATTACCGGATCATCACAAAGCGGTGGAAAGTCTGGTCTCTGGCAACGTCTGGCAGGTTTTGGTCGAAGCAGGCCAAACCATCAAAGCCGGTCAGCCGTTGCTCATCATCGAATCGATGAAAATGGAAATTGAAGTGTTGGCCCCGCATGCCGGAGTGGTCATTAATGTATGTCGTGAAGCCGGCCAACAAGTGCGTGCAGGACAACGCTTACTGGTATTAGGGGAATAA
- a CDS encoding urea amidolyase associated protein UAAP2, with the protein MMKESLLNPTDVAYRETVMAGDYWMKVVKAGQTIRIVDLEGNQAADTLFYSAANPAERYSAVDTIREQGNVYLSAGTMLMTNECNPMLEIVADTCGRHDTLGGACATESNQVRYDLGKKHMHACRDSWLLAVTENPEFGMSKRDITHNINFFMNVPITAEGGLTFADGISAPGKYVELKAQMDVIVLISNCPQLNNPCNAYNPTPVEVLVWN; encoded by the coding sequence ATGATGAAGGAAAGTTTACTGAACCCTACCGATGTGGCGTATCGCGAAACCGTGATGGCAGGTGATTACTGGATGAAAGTGGTCAAAGCGGGGCAGACCATTCGTATTGTCGATCTGGAAGGCAACCAAGCGGCAGACACGTTGTTTTATTCCGCGGCAAACCCAGCCGAGCGGTATAGCGCGGTTGATACCATCCGTGAGCAAGGTAATGTTTATCTGTCTGCGGGCACCATGTTGATGACCAACGAATGCAACCCGATGCTGGAAATCGTCGCGGATACCTGTGGTCGTCATGACACCTTAGGTGGCGCGTGTGCGACGGAAAGTAACCAGGTGCGTTATGACCTTGGCAAAAAACACATGCATGCTTGTCGTGACAGCTGGTTACTGGCGGTGACAGAAAACCCAGAGTTTGGCATGAGCAAACGCGATATCACGCACAACATCAACTTCTTCATGAACGTGCCAATTACCGCAGAAGGTGGTTTGACGTTTGCCGATGGCATCAGTGCGCCGGGTAAATATGTCGAACTGAAAGCGCAGATGGATGTCATTGTGCTGATTTCGAACTGCCCGCAATTGAATAACCCATGTAATGCCTACAACCCAACACCGGTTGAAGTTTTAGTCTGGAATTAA